The following are from one region of the Stanieria cyanosphaera PCC 7437 genome:
- a CDS encoding Npun_F5749 family FMN-dependent PPOX-type flavoprotein: MFVAPWRSHLARALHLNRSQAHSRYLQLATITPEGLPANRTVVFRGFLEGTNYLQIITDFRSSKIDQIQYQSEAEICWYFTKSREQFRIFGTLILITEQEQDDWLRLARQIAWQKLSSPARLQFAWPNPGQTRESNQEAFSPPAPSELEPLKNFCLLLLMPKKVDHLELKGEPQNRCWYILSQDQSWIIKPVNP; this comes from the coding sequence ATGTTTGTAGCTCCTTGGCGATCGCATTTAGCTCGCGCTCTTCATCTCAATCGTTCTCAAGCTCATTCTCGTTATTTACAACTAGCTACTATTACTCCAGAAGGATTACCTGCTAACCGCACTGTAGTATTTCGTGGTTTTTTAGAAGGTACTAATTATTTACAAATAATCACTGATTTCCGTAGCTCAAAAATTGACCAAATTCAATACCAATCTGAGGCTGAAATTTGTTGGTATTTCACTAAAAGTCGAGAACAATTTCGTATTTTTGGAACTCTTATTTTAATTACAGAACAAGAGCAAGATGATTGGTTAAGGTTAGCTCGTCAAATAGCTTGGCAAAAATTATCTTCTCCTGCTCGCTTACAATTTGCTTGGCCAAATCCCGGTCAAACCAGAGAGTCAAATCAAGAGGCTTTTTCACCCCCTGCTCCCTCAGAACTAGAACCTTTAAAAAATTTTTGTTTGTTATTGTTGATGCCTAAAAAAGTAGACCATTTAGAATTAAAGGGTGAGCCACAAAATCGTTGTTGGTATATTCTATCTCAAGACCAAAGCTGGATCATTAAACCAGTTAATCCTTAA
- a CDS encoding CAP domain-containing protein has translation MSSELINQVLELTNAERTKAGLKPLKLNSKLVNAAQNHSKNMAEDDFFSHTGEDGSSVSDRVQDAGYQYSRVGENIAAGQKTAEQVVQGWMNSPGHRANILNSNFTEIGIGYEYLENDTGSVNYNYYWTQVFGNSLSNNSNENSNQENVLEEENNNSTPIKNDDLVEDNNQSPPVENTDNNSSNEETNQPVVPSNNTNDDLTGETNNPVLTGGNDSVNFPVNEVEPTKNQLNGNTWHNFQDIFNSSWLGNSINNENNYEAIGIEVISDFSVEDDKQIVIKEQANLVF, from the coding sequence ATGTCTTCTGAATTAATTAATCAAGTACTAGAACTGACAAATGCAGAGCGTACTAAAGCGGGTTTAAAACCTTTAAAATTAAACTCTAAATTAGTTAACGCTGCTCAAAATCATAGTAAAAATATGGCAGAAGATGACTTCTTTAGTCATACGGGAGAAGATGGTTCTAGTGTTAGCGATCGCGTTCAAGATGCTGGTTATCAATATTCAAGGGTAGGAGAAAATATTGCTGCTGGTCAAAAAACTGCCGAACAAGTTGTACAAGGATGGATGAATAGTCCTGGTCATCGAGCTAATATTCTTAATTCTAATTTTACAGAAATTGGTATTGGTTACGAATATTTAGAAAACGATACAGGTTCAGTTAACTATAATTATTATTGGACTCAAGTTTTTGGTAATTCACTTTCTAACAATAGTAATGAAAATTCTAATCAAGAAAATGTATTAGAAGAAGAGAATAATAATTCTACTCCGATTAAAAATGATGATCTAGTTGAAGATAATAATCAATCTCCTCCTGTTGAAAATACTGATAATAATTCTTCTAATGAAGAAACAAATCAGCCAGTTGTCCCATCAAATAATACTAATGATGATTTGACGGGAGAAACTAATAATCCTGTACTTACAGGTGGTAATGATTCGGTTAATTTTCCTGTCAATGAAGTAGAACCAACTAAAAATCAATTAAATGGTAATACGTGGCATAATTTCCAGGATATTTTTAATAGTTCATGGTTAGGAAACTCTATTAATAATGAAAATAATTATGAAGCAATAGGCATTGAAGTTATCTCTGATTTTAGTGTTGAAGACGATAAACAAATTGTTATTAAAGAACAAGCAAATTTAGTTTTTTAA